The genomic window CATTGACACCTTGTTTCAGACTACCCACAGATCGGCCTAAAATGTCGTGCATTGCAATATAAATCTGCCCTTCTTGTGCATTTTCCAGATACAACTTTGGCAATCCATCTTTACCGTCATATATGATATTCGCTTGAAATTCATCTGTAGAGATATCCTTACTTGCAAGCACCTGATCCTTCAATACAATATTGTCGATCCACGTTGCATCACCTATCCGAAGCTGATCATAATTCTGTTCAAGAATTGCAAAATTTTCGAAACAAAACTCAAACTCTTTTCCTGCAAATGCATCCAAACCTACTTCCTTCCTGAACACTTTTAAAGTGTCTTCTTTTGAAGCTAAAAACAAATTAGGAGATTGTTGTACTCCATCCACTGTGACGCGCAAAGTTGAAAAGAGTAAATGATTGTAATCCTTAAAATAAAATTCATGAGTCTGAATCACATTTTGTTTTAAGTCAAACTGTAATGTGACATGAGTCATATTTTCAGCATTGGCACAAATACAAATCCTGGAGCGATTGGCTTGATTTTTTGTCCAGATCTCACTTTCATCCCTTGGAGCATCGACCCTTTCTCCTTCAACATTAATATTTCCACCACTCATTCTAATAGAAGCAGGTCCCTCGATTGGACGATTATTGCCTACCGTAGCATTTGCGTTCAAACCCGGAATAATATTGAGTGTATCTCTGGCCTTCACGGTATTGAAAATTTCGAGTACAATATCTTTAGTCAATTCCCGCTTTCGCGTGAGATTTACGCGCAGTGTATCGTTAAATGGATTTGCATCCTTATTTTGATCCAAAAAGACTTTTACAGCAAGACTTGTGTAAGGTAAAATCTTAGTCAGGTCCAGGTCAAAATAACTCAAACTAGAATCCCCTCTGAATATAGTCTTTCCTAATTTCATAGATCCGGTGACGATCTCGCCATTGATGGATGCACCCAAGCTCACCGGTGAATTTGTAGTCAATGAATCACAGCCATTGTATTTGGTGTAAAAAAAACCGCGCAGCGGTCCTGATTCTTCACAGCCTAAATTAATTGCTCCAAAAGATGCTAGCTTTAACTGAGTATCACTATTTTTTGGATCGTACTTTTCGATTGATATGGTTGCAGTATCATTTTCCAAAAATCCATCGTTAGAAAATTGGTGATACACTTTCAAAACGTGTTTTCCTATTTTATCCAGATCAATGTTGACCGGTACATCAATTTCTAGACGATCACCAGCTTTAAGATCTTGATTCAACTCCATGGTATCTGTCCAGATAGTTGAATTATCGAGTTTGGCTCCCAGGTAAAAAATTGTCCCTTGTGGAATGACTCTATTGCAGTTTTCATATCGGAGCACATGAGTATATTTTTCGTTGGCTCCCAGATAACAGCTTGAATTGATGCTATTATTATTCTCTGCAAAAACATCGTAAACTTTGCCTGAATTTTGACTCAGTCCGACAGCATACCAAGCAGCCTGTACTGCACTTTCTTCTGCAGAACATTGACCGTACAATGCTTCCACAGCAAGCATGGAAGCTTCTACAGCATCATCATAATTTGATCTGCTGGTCAGATAAGCAGAATTCATCAGATATGCTATTTCTGCTGCTTTGTCCATTCCGATTTTAGCGACGTCTATCGTCTTTCCTATCTCATTCTTAGCTTTTTTTCCTTCTGTAAGTAAATAAAACCAATAGTTCAATACCCCACTATTGTAATGTACTCCACCGTTGTCTTCAGGTCCAAAAATCCAGTATTTTCCTTTGTAGTATTTTGGGCACTGATACAGGTTTGGATCAGAAAATGAACGCAAGCCGGAGTTGGCATTTGACTTCATCAATCCTGTGCCCAATGTCCACTGACTTGCAGTCGTATCGAAAACCCAGGTTTTGATGTGTTTTCCAAAAATATCTGACATGGATTCATTCAGTGCACCGGATTCGTTGAGGTATACCAAATTTGACGTATTGGAAGTCACACCATGGGTGATTTCATGACCGCAAATGTCCAGCAAAGTAAAAGGATGATATGTGGTTCGATCTCCATCACCGTAATTCATCGTCTGTCCATTCCAACTGGCATTATTCCAATTAGAATTGTAATGCACTAATGAATAAATCTTAAATCCATTATTGTCAATACTGTTGCGCTTATATTTTTGAAAAAAATAATCATAGGTTTTCTCCGCTCCAAAATGCGCATCTGTCGCAACTTCATCCAAAGCTCCGTTGACATTATTCCAGTAATTATCAGAATCCACAAATTCTTCAGAATCTTCGAAGCTGCTCGCGGTTTTGGAGTTGAGTGTGTGAACGCCATTTCCTCTGCTTTCATCTTTCAAAATGAATCGATCTGCTGCCAGACTATCAACGATAATTTTTTGAGTTCCTGCAAATTTTGTTTTAGCCAGACCTTCCACTTGAATAGTACAGATCTGATTTATTTTTTGGATGATCACACCATTTGAAGCATGAACATAAATCCATTCCCGAGCTTCAGGTTGAGTCGAAAACAAATCCAATTTATAGCACAGTTCGAACACTCCAGGAGTGACGAAATCAGCCCATACCAATTCAGGTTTTGGATAAAGACTTGCCTTTGAATTATTCTCCAATTCTTTTTGTCTGTTCTCAAGTTCAATATTTTGCCAGGCATATTCATTTGCCTGTCTGTCACCCATACCGATCTGAATCGCATCCGAAGGTGATATATTTATTCCTAGATCAGCAAAAACTGCATCCGGAATTTTACCATTCGAGTTTATAAAAATCTGACCACGCGAATGGACTATATATTGTGCGCCTTCAACGGGATAGCCTGAATAAATCATTTGAAATTTTTCATGCGTCAACCCGATGAAATCTTTCTCCTTGGATATGCTGATCATTTGAGTTCCTTCCTGGAGTTGCAAGAGTTGAGGCAGCATTGCGATGACATGATCCACATCCATCTGAGAATTTAATGGCCTGATGGTTTTTTTATCTTTTTGAATGGAGAATTCCGACCCTACGCTTTGAGCAGACAGCAACTGAATGGCTGCAAATGTGATCAGGATGATAGGCTTTAAAATTTTCATATTGATTTGCTTAATAGGAGAATATTTTATTCGTGAGACATACTAACTTGTTGATCATAATCTATCCCTTGTTTCGCGAGCTCAGTTTTTACTTGCCAGGCAAAAAAGACAAGATATCCAAAACAGGCTACAGTGATCCAATAACTATTGTGGATACCAATCGCCGGAAGGTCAGCCAGCTTCCCTTGTAATGGTGGAATAATGGCACCACCCAATATCATCATGATCAGAAATGCGGCCCCTTGTGTTTCTAATTTTCCAAGACCAGCAAGTGAAAGTGAGAAAATACATGGCCACATAATTGAACAGAACAAACCTCCACTCAAGAATGCATATATCGATACAATACCGCTTGTCATGATACCGATCAACATGGCAACGATTCCAAGTAAAGAAAATAACAAAAGTGTTGCCACGGGTTTACTCTGAGTCATGAAGAAAGCTGCTACCATTACAAGAATGCAGAAAACATAGTAATACAGTGCGGATACATTCTTTTGTGCGATAATATTGACCAACAAGACGACTATATATGCGATCAGAGGCACACCGAATGTCAACAAATTTCTGACTTTAGCGGATGTCTTATAAACAGGGATGGCCCCTGTCCAGCGACCTACCATCAGACTACCCCAATACATTGAAATATAAGGTGCAATATCCGCCGACTGGATGGACCCAAACTCAGGCCTGCGTAACAATTCACCCATATTACTTTGTATCGTGACTTCTACGCCTACGTACACGAAAATGGCTATCATGCCCAGGATGAGTTGAGGATATTTTAGTGCTCCCCAGCCTTCTGCATTCTGTGATGAAGCTATACGCGCTGTGAGCAAACCTATGATGACTGAAAGCAAAGCTGCAATCAACCACTTCATCCGATATGATTCCAATTCGTGCAGAGCATCCACGGTCAATCCGGCATCCGTTAATTTGTAACTATTGAACACGAAAAGAAAACAGATCACGAGCACTAAGGTGATGGCAATCATGAGAAACATCGCTTTTCTTGCCGGTTCAACAGTGCTGTCTTGAACCCCATCCGGTACTTTTTTTGAAAACCAAAACATGCCGGCGGCGATCAGAAAAAGCGCACCTACGCAGACATAAAGGATTACCACTTTATTCAAACTCAATGATTGGATCATGGTATCGCTGATATTTGGTGTGCCAAACAAGGCCAAGGCTACCACTATAGGGCCGATCGCAGTGCCGAATGAGTTGATACCACCTCCCAAAGTGATACGATGAGCTCCGCTAGCAGGATCACCCAATGTCAGAGCAAAGGGGTTAGCAGCGGTTTGCTGGAGAGAAAATCCCAGTGCAAGAATAAAAAAAGCTCCCAGAAACAACCCAAAACCTGAACCCGCATCACTCCACAACACAGCGAGTATCATGGCTATGGCACCCAATAATGAAAACAAGAGACCATACACGATACTCTTCTTGTAGCCCCAGGACGATACCACATCACGAGAGCTGATATTGGCCCAGATAAACAAGAGCAGCGCACCTATATAATATGCGCCATAAAATGCAAAATCAATGAGCTGACTTTGAAATTGATCGAGTTTAAAATAATGTTTGCAGAATGGTATAAATACTCCATTTCCGGCAGCTATGAAGCCCCAGAAAAAAAATACGGTGATCAATACAGACATTGCGCCATAGTTGGTTTGCTTCGTTTGCTCCATCGTATGAGATTAGCTTTAGCTGCCAAGTTAGTAAGATTCTATGAAATGCCTGTTCTCGCAATACGAATATTGCCTATCCCCTGTTTTCACAATACAAATCACCATGTGGGCATGTCCCTTGTCTGCAACAGACTGCGGGTCGCCCTCCTGCGGGGTTCGCTATTCGCTCCGTGCTTCCGCACCAAGCCCTTCGTCCGGTTCATGCTATAAACCGATCTTTGTTATTGAATTTTACTGGGAATTATCCAATCTGAAAATACAATGCTCAATTTTATACAAGATTGTATTGACAATTTGATTTTCATTACGACCTCCAAATCAATCATTGAATTACTGGTAGGATTTTAATTGTTTCTAAAACAGATCATACTCGCCTGTCTACCACCATACAAATCAAATAACCATAAAATCTGGCTTATGAAAATCTTCCGAGCACCATTTCTATCCTTTCCTTTAATTTTGATTTCCCATATGATCGGATGATTAGCTGGAGGCTTATGCTTCATTCAACACAGAATTAAATCGAAGGAATATTTTGTTAAAGCTTTGTACGTTATCCACAGGGCTTTATTGTAGTCTGTGTTTTGCTTTTTTTGAAGTATTCCAAAATTTCTTCTTTCGTCATTTTGGATAACTTCTCGCTCAATTTGTCTCGTTGTTGACGCATAAATTTTACAGCGTCAAATGTTTTTTCAGTCGTCTTCATATTTTTCAAATTCTCTAGGTGAACGTATTTCTAATTGTTTGTAACCTTTTTTTATGTTGATTGAGTTGTATCCCCTTATTCTTTCGATGTTTACTATATGTTTAAAGTTCCAACTTACTAAAAAGTCTGCTCGGTTAATAGTTGCCAAAGCAATGTGTAAACAGTCAGCAAAACTTGTGTGTCCAACAACTTTTTCAGCTATGTATTCTTTCGCTAAGTCCACTACTTCATCAGTTGTTTCAATAAACTCAGTTAAGTCGGCTTTAAGGTTTTTTACAAGGTCTTTTACTTTTTCAGGTGTGTTTTCAAGTTCGTCCTGCGTTACAGTTGAGTATAGAATTATGAATTCACCATCTTTAATTCTTTCAAACAGGGTAATTGTATATTCTTTAAACTCTTCATCAAAAAGTCCTCCAAAAACTGATGTGTCTATGTAAATTCTTTGTTTCACTTTTTATAATGACTTATGTCTCTCAAAGTTACGATTTTTATATGTTAAGTTGATAGGTTTTTCATCGTGCCGTTAACTTATTGCCTTGTGCAATGGCAGACTTTGAAAATACCATTTTTTTGTTTCTGAAAACATAGAATACCTTGATATAATTAATATATCCGAGTTTTGATGGCTAAAAGGCAACATTTTTTTAGATGGCCGAATAGTTCGCA from Saprospiraceae bacterium includes these protein-coding regions:
- a CDS encoding M4 family metallopeptidase, with the protein product MKILKPIILITFAAIQLLSAQSVGSEFSIQKDKKTIRPLNSQMDVDHVIAMLPQLLQLQEGTQMISISKEKDFIGLTHEKFQMIYSGYPVEGAQYIVHSRGQIFINSNGKIPDAVFADLGINISPSDAIQIGMGDRQANEYAWQNIELENRQKELENNSKASLYPKPELVWADFVTPGVFELCYKLDLFSTQPEAREWIYVHASNGVIIQKINQICTIQVEGLAKTKFAGTQKIIVDSLAADRFILKDESRGNGVHTLNSKTASSFEDSEEFVDSDNYWNNVNGALDEVATDAHFGAEKTYDYFFQKYKRNSIDNNGFKIYSLVHYNSNWNNASWNGQTMNYGDGDRTTYHPFTLLDICGHEITHGVTSNTSNLVYLNESGALNESMSDIFGKHIKTWVFDTTASQWTLGTGLMKSNANSGLRSFSDPNLYQCPKYYKGKYWIFGPEDNGGVHYNSGVLNYWFYLLTEGKKAKNEIGKTIDVAKIGMDKAAEIAYLMNSAYLTSRSNYDDAVEASMLAVEALYGQCSAEESAVQAAWYAVGLSQNSGKVYDVFAENNNSINSSCYLGANEKYTHVLRYENCNRVIPQGTIFYLGAKLDNSTIWTDTMELNQDLKAGDRLEIDVPVNIDLDKIGKHVLKVYHQFSNDGFLENDTATISIEKYDPKNSDTQLKLASFGAINLGCEESGPLRGFFYTKYNGCDSLTTNSPVSLGASINGEIVTGSMKLGKTIFRGDSSLSYFDLDLTKILPYTSLAVKVFLDQNKDANPFNDTLRVNLTRKRELTKDIVLEIFNTVKARDTLNIIPGLNANATVGNNRPIEGPASIRMSGGNINVEGERVDAPRDESEIWTKNQANRSRICICANAENMTHVTLQFDLKQNVIQTHEFYFKDYNHLLFSTLRVTVDGVQQSPNLFLASKEDTLKVFRKEVGLDAFAGKEFEFCFENFAILEQNYDQLRIGDATWIDNIVLKDQVLASKDISTDEFQANIIYDGKDGLPKLYLENAQEGQIYIAMHDILGRSVGSLKQGVNAGDRILDLPIEKLVPGLYSCSVRNDSGRIKSMLFYR
- a CDS encoding type II toxin-antitoxin system VapC family toxin; the protein is MKQRIYIDTSVFGGLFDEEFKEYTITLFERIKDGEFIILYSTVTQDELENTPEKVKDLVKNLKADLTEFIETTDEVVDLAKEYIAEKVVGHTSFADCLHIALATINRADFLVSWNFKHIVNIERIRGYNSINIKKGYKQLEIRSPREFEKYEDD
- a CDS encoding MFS transporter codes for the protein MEQTKQTNYGAMSVLITVFFFWGFIAAGNGVFIPFCKHYFKLDQFQSQLIDFAFYGAYYIGALLLFIWANISSRDVVSSWGYKKSIVYGLLFSLLGAIAMILAVLWSDAGSGFGLFLGAFFILALGFSLQQTAANPFALTLGDPASGAHRITLGGGINSFGTAIGPIVVALALFGTPNISDTMIQSLSLNKVVILYVCVGALFLIAAGMFWFSKKVPDGVQDSTVEPARKAMFLMIAITLVLVICFLFVFNSYKLTDAGLTVDALHELESYRMKWLIAALLSVIIGLLTARIASSQNAEGWGALKYPQLILGMIAIFVYVGVEVTIQSNMGELLRRPEFGSIQSADIAPYISMYWGSLMVGRWTGAIPVYKTSAKVRNLLTFGVPLIAYIVVLLVNIIAQKNVSALYYYVFCILVMVAAFFMTQSKPVATLLLFSLLGIVAMLIGIMTSGIVSIYAFLSGGLFCSIMWPCIFSLSLAGLGKLETQGAAFLIMMILGGAIIPPLQGKLADLPAIGIHNSYWITVACFGYLVFFAWQVKTELAKQGIDYDQQVSMSHE